From the genome of Triticum aestivum cultivar Chinese Spring chromosome 3B, IWGSC CS RefSeq v2.1, whole genome shotgun sequence, one region includes:
- the LOC123064616 gene encoding uncharacterized protein, whose translation MCFEFISCFGGGRKDDYGGERSSHGGCGGRGRGRRGDHGNRNGYNTATDQKPATAYDHQLALDEHGRKAHHDGGVKPDHASVVAAAGGHGYYAAYAPDKVHDAPKLPAWHNKVVDDAGYAHNTARLRHQAAPPDHREHAAVDYHHYPTTNTTLVRY comes from the coding sequence ATGTGCTTCGAGTTCATCTCCTGTTTCGGCGGCGGCAGAAAGGACGACTACGGCGGCGAGCGGTCGAGTCATGGGGGCTgtggcggccgcggccgcggccgcagGGGGGACCACGGGAACCGGAACGGCTACAACACCGCCACCGACCAGAAGCCGGCGACGGCCTACGACCACCAGCTGGCTCTTGATGAGCACGGGCGCAAGGCCCACCACGACGGCGGGGTGAAACCTGACCACGCCTCCGTCGTCGCTGCCGCCGGTGGCCACGGCTATTACGCCGCCTACGCACCTGACAAGGTCCACGACGCGCCGAAGCTTCCTGCCTGGCACAACAAGGTCGTCGACGACGCTGGCTACGCCCACAACACGGCGCGCCTTCGCCACCAGGCTGCTCCTCCTGATCATAGGGAGCACGCCGCCGTGGATTACCATCACTATCCAACCACCAATACCACTCTCGTAAGGTACTAG